A window from Parambassis ranga chromosome 13, fParRan2.1, whole genome shotgun sequence encodes these proteins:
- the LOC114444865 gene encoding endonuclease domain-containing 1 protein: MQTSINLCAVLALLFSVNADVVERFEDVPECMKYFYKEKVPEWGVSTPSAARLCQRFANRYHFATLYDTHHRIAVYSAYVFQPSNGGGREKRWFVEPQLVDMSWQREMKDGYWLGQDHPGVYLGENQALTEDYTHSGFDRGHLNPNGHHAVPSRNATFTLTNVVPQNPKLNQNAWRIHESELTELFRDRCSKAYVLVGAIPSADNWIIKNNVKRVNIPDYLWNAHCCVDNNGRPTQSGAATARNTEDNWVEKVSLDELGEFLQQFSNQTVGELFYNNCRV, encoded by the exons ATGCAAACCTCTATAAATTTGTGCGCTGTACTCGCACTCCTCTTTTCAGTCAATGCTGACGTGGTGGAACGTTTTGAG GATGTGCCAGAATGCATGAAGTACTTCTATAAAGAGAAGGTGCCAGAGTGGGGGGTTTCTACTCCCAGTGCTGCTCGCCTCTGTCAACGCTTTGCCAACAG GTACCACTTTGCCACATTGTATGATACCCACCACCGCATTGCTGTGTACTCTGCCTATGTGTTCCAGCCAAGCAATGGAGGAGGCAGGGAGAAGAGGTGGTTTGTGGAGCCTCAG CTGGTAGACATGTCCTGGCAGAGGGAGATGAAGGATGGCTACTGGCTGGGGCAGGACCACCCTGGGGTCTATCTGGGAGAGAATCAGGCTCTCACTGAGGATTACACACACTCTGGCTTCGATCGTGGTCACCTCAACCCCAACGGACACCATGCAG TCCCTAGTCGCAACGCCACTTTCACCCTGACTAATGTGGTTCCTCAGAACCCCAAACTCAACCAGAATGCTTGGAGAATCCATGAGTCTGAGCTCACTGAGCTTTTCAGGGACAGGTGCTCTAAGGCCTACGTGCTGGTCGGTGCCATTCCCTCTGCTGACAACTGGATCATCAAAAACAACGTGAAGCGTGTCAACATCCCAGACTACCTGTGGAATGCCCACTGCTGCGTGGACAACAATGGCAGACCCACTCAGAGTGGTGCGGCCACAGCAAGAAACACAGAGGACAACTGGGTGGAGAAGGTCTCTCTGGATGAACTGGGAGAATTCCTGCAGCAGTTTTCAAATCAAACAGTAGGGGAGCTGTTTTACAACAACTGCAGGGTGTAG